A single Cannabis sativa cultivar Pink pepper isolate KNU-18-1 chromosome 7, ASM2916894v1, whole genome shotgun sequence DNA region contains:
- the LOC133029292 gene encoding uncharacterized protein LOC133029292 — MGVDYYKVLQVDRSAKDDDLKKAYRKLAMKWHPDKNPSNKKEAEAKFKQISEAYDVLSDPQKRAVYDQYGEEGLKGQVPPPGAGGFSSGQEGGPTMFRFNTRSPDDIFSEFFGFSGFGGMGDMGGSRAGGGGPAFSRSMFGEDIFASFRGGGGEASMNAPRKAQAIERTLSCTLEDLYKGTTKKMKISRDVTDSTGRPNTVEEILTIEIKPGWKKGTKITFPEKGNEQRGFIPADLVFIIDEKPHGMFKRDGNDLVLTQKISLVEALTGYTVQLTTLDGRSLTIPINSIVSPTYEEVVKGEGMPIPKEPTKKGNLRIKFNIKFPSRLTSDQKSGIKRLLSS, encoded by the exons ATGGGTGTTGATTACTACAAGGTTCTTCAGGTTGATAGGAGCGCTAAAGACGATGACTTGAAGAAAGCTTATAGAAAGCTCGCCATGAAGTGGCACCCTGATAAAAATCCTTCCAATAAGAAAGAAGCTGAGGCTAAATTCAAGCAAATATCTGAGGCTTACGAT GTTCTAAGTGATCCGCAAAAGCGAGCAGTGTACGATCAGTACGGTGAGGAGGGTTTGAAGGGACAAGTTCCACCGCCAGGTGCCGGAGGGTTTTCTAGCGGACAAGAGGGTGGTCCGACAATGTTCCGGTTCAATACTCGTAGTCCCGACGATATATTCTCGGAGTTCTTCGGTTTTTCTGGTTTTGGGGGAATGGGAGATATGGGTGGGTCTAGGGCCGGTGGTGGTGGACCTGCTTTCTCGAGGAGTATGTTTGGTGAAGATATTTTCGCATCTTTTAGGGGTGGAGGTGGGGAGGCCTCCATGAATGCTCCGAGGAAAGCTCAGGCTATAGAGCGAACATTGTCTTGTACTTTGGAGGATTTGTATAAGGGAACCACAAAGAAGATGAAGATTTCTAGGGATGTTACAGATTCCACTGG AAGACCAAATACAGTGGAGGAAATTCTAACAATAGAGATCAAGCCTGGTTGGAAGAAAGGAACTAAAATAACTTTTCCCGAGAAAGGAAACGAACAACGAGGATTTATACCAGCAGATCTTGTATTCATCATCGACGAAAAGCCTCATGGAATGTTCAAGAGGGATGGCAATGATCTTGTTCTAACTCAGAAGATATCTCTGGTGGAAGCTCTTACAGGTTACACAGTGCAGCTGACTACCCTCGACGGTCGAAGTCTGACAATCCCGATCAACTCTATTGTCAGTCCCACTTATGAAGAAGTGGTTAAAGGGGAGGGAATGCCTATTCCTAAAGAACCCACCAAAAAGGGAAACTTGAGAATCAAATTCAACATCAAATTTCCTTCCAGGCTTACTTCAGACCAAAAATCTGGCATCAAGCGGTTACTAtcttcataa